A stretch of the Pseudoalteromonas marina genome encodes the following:
- the pspC gene encoding envelope stress response membrane protein PspC: MNAKRELLRDPQRGKIAGVCAGLSDYFNMELWLVRIIFVSAVLLAGGPLFVVAYIAAWFILDKKEPTTAHASSSTKADDPLEVKFKVWQKGEPPRRALQDLKERLARVDTRLQDMERHVTSSEFTVSREINKL; encoded by the coding sequence ATGAATGCCAAACGCGAATTATTAAGAGACCCACAACGCGGTAAAATAGCCGGAGTATGTGCGGGATTAAGTGACTACTTTAATATGGAGTTATGGTTAGTTCGCATTATATTTGTTAGTGCGGTACTGCTAGCAGGTGGCCCATTGTTTGTGGTAGCGTACATTGCAGCGTGGTTTATATTAGACAAAAAAGAGCCAACGACTGCACATGCGAGCAGCTCAACAAAAGCTGACGATCCGTTAGAGGTAAAATTTAAAGTATGGCAAAAGGGTGAGCCACCGCGCCGCGCTTTACAAGATTTAAAAGAGCGTTTAGCGCGAGTAGATACACGCCTTCAGGATATGGAACGCCATGTTACCTCAAGCGAGTTTACGGTAAGCCGTGAAATCAACAAACTTTAA
- a CDS encoding oligopeptide/dipeptide ABC transporter ATP-binding protein: MQLLDVRNLTIELRTSETVIRAVDRVSFSLKEGEVHALVGESGSGKSLIAKAIVGVLNERWNITADRIHWRGVDLMRLTPEQRRQTVSKDIAMIYQDPSRCLDPTAKIFNQIAETLPEVARKGFFLKRNRERKDRVKALIHKVGIKNHEAVLDSYPHELSEGVCQKVMIAMAIARTPKLLIADEPTTALESTTRAQVFRLLKSLNQLKNMSILMISHELEEIADWSHGIHVLYCGQMVEAGPTHKIFKQPRHPYTQALLKSLPDYEQGLAHKEPFYALKGTIPTLQHLPIGCRLGPRCPQAQKECVVTPVLTKHSGHSYACHFPLIKEVK; the protein is encoded by the coding sequence ATGCAATTATTAGATGTTAGAAATTTAACCATTGAACTGCGCACTTCAGAAACAGTTATAAGAGCAGTTGATAGGGTCAGCTTTAGTTTAAAAGAAGGTGAAGTGCATGCGCTTGTAGGTGAGTCAGGCTCAGGTAAAAGCCTAATCGCAAAAGCAATAGTAGGTGTATTAAACGAACGCTGGAATATAACCGCTGATAGAATTCACTGGCGTGGTGTTGACCTAATGCGCCTCACTCCGGAGCAACGCAGACAAACGGTTAGCAAAGATATTGCAATGATCTATCAAGACCCTAGCCGTTGCCTTGACCCTACAGCGAAAATTTTTAATCAAATTGCTGAAACCTTACCTGAAGTCGCTCGCAAGGGGTTCTTTTTAAAACGAAATCGCGAACGAAAAGACCGCGTTAAAGCACTTATCCATAAAGTTGGTATTAAAAACCATGAAGCGGTACTAGACAGCTACCCTCATGAGCTCTCAGAAGGTGTGTGCCAAAAGGTAATGATTGCAATGGCAATTGCCCGAACACCTAAGCTATTAATTGCTGATGAGCCGACTACAGCACTTGAGAGTACTACCCGTGCGCAAGTGTTTAGATTATTAAAAAGCCTTAATCAACTCAAGAATATGTCTATTTTAATGATTTCACACGAGCTTGAAGAGATTGCTGATTGGTCTCATGGGATTCATGTTTTATATTGCGGGCAAATGGTTGAAGCAGGTCCAACTCATAAAATATTTAAGCAACCTCGCCACCCATACACACAAGCACTTTTGAAAAGCTTGCCAGATTACGAGCAAGGCTTGGCTCATAAAGAACCGTTTTATGCGCTTAAAGGTACTATTCCTACTTTACAACATTTACCAATTGGTTGCCGACTTGGGCCACGTTGCCCACAAGCACAAAAAGAATGTGTAGTTACACCTGTCCTCACTAAACACAGTGGGCACAGCTACGCTTGTCACTTTCCGCTTATAAAGGAGGTGAAGTAA
- a CDS encoding ABC transporter substrate-binding protein, translating to MHKFLLALLAGTLVGCLDSEERVIEEKNQGLVYCAEANPVSFNPQVTTTGSTIDIIANQLYDRLISIDPVTAEFQSELATDWKVSKDGKSVTFTLRKDVPFHTTAYFTPSRTFNADDVIFTFSRLFDVYNPYHFVGDASYPYFQSVGVDQLIRKIVRVSDHQVRFELFNAESSFLANMATDFAVVLSAEYAMKRKAAEQEEFFDQYPVGTGPYIYREYRRDNLVRFYRNPDYWKHNVALEQLVYDITPNGTARIAKLLTKECDLAAHPSSAQLSILAQREDINIEKETNLNVGYWAFNTERPPFDDIRVRKALAHAIDTDKIMQAVYYGNGTRAESMLPPTSWAFNAQTSMPSFDPDLAKKLLAEAGFPNGFDMNIWAMPVSRIYNPNARKMAELMQSDLRKVGVNVSIVEYEWNTFIQRIGEHRHDSVLLGWAADTPDPDNFFSPLLSCSATFSGKNPANWCNPKFDLLLAQALDTTDLNMRKKYYADVQSLIMDELPLLPIAHGLRFQASSADVDGIELGPFGAISLANARKK from the coding sequence GTGCATAAATTTTTACTTGCTTTACTAGCAGGCACTTTAGTTGGCTGCTTAGATAGTGAAGAACGCGTTATTGAAGAAAAAAACCAAGGCTTGGTCTATTGCGCCGAGGCAAACCCTGTGTCGTTTAACCCACAAGTGACAACCACAGGCTCAACTATTGATATTATTGCCAATCAGCTTTATGACCGCTTAATAAGTATTGATCCGGTTACTGCTGAGTTTCAAAGCGAACTCGCAACAGATTGGAAAGTAAGTAAAGATGGTAAATCGGTCACCTTTACTCTTCGAAAAGACGTACCATTTCATACCACCGCGTACTTTACACCTAGCCGCACTTTTAATGCCGATGACGTAATTTTTACCTTTAGTCGCTTATTTGATGTGTACAACCCTTATCATTTTGTGGGTGATGCCAGTTACCCTTATTTTCAAAGTGTAGGCGTTGATCAGCTCATTCGTAAGATTGTTCGCGTGTCAGACCACCAAGTTAGATTTGAGTTGTTTAATGCTGAAAGTAGTTTTTTAGCTAACATGGCCACTGACTTTGCGGTTGTTTTATCGGCCGAGTATGCAATGAAACGTAAAGCTGCAGAGCAAGAAGAATTTTTTGATCAATACCCTGTGGGCACTGGTCCTTATATTTATCGTGAATATCGCCGCGATAATTTAGTCCGCTTTTACCGTAACCCCGATTATTGGAAGCACAACGTTGCCCTTGAACAACTTGTTTACGACATTACACCTAATGGCACAGCACGCATTGCAAAGCTGTTAACTAAAGAGTGCGATTTAGCTGCGCACCCAAGTAGTGCTCAGTTGAGTATTTTAGCTCAGCGTGAAGATATTAATATTGAAAAAGAAACCAACCTCAATGTTGGATACTGGGCTTTTAACACAGAACGCCCACCTTTTGACGACATTCGCGTACGCAAAGCCCTTGCACATGCCATTGATACAGATAAAATAATGCAAGCGGTATATTACGGTAATGGAACACGCGCCGAATCGATGTTACCTCCAACTTCCTGGGCTTTTAACGCTCAAACAAGTATGCCATCATTTGACCCTGACCTTGCTAAAAAACTACTCGCTGAAGCCGGCTTTCCTAATGGGTTTGATATGAATATTTGGGCCATGCCAGTGAGTCGTATTTATAACCCCAATGCACGTAAAATGGCTGAATTAATGCAAAGTGACTTACGCAAAGTGGGTGTTAACGTCAGTATTGTAGAATACGAGTGGAATACGTTTATTCAGCGAATTGGTGAACACAGACACGATAGTGTGCTCCTCGGCTGGGCAGCAGATACGCCAGACCCCGATAACTTCTTTAGCCCGTTATTAAGCTGCTCAGCAACATTTAGCGGTAAAAATCCGGCAAATTGGTGCAACCCTAAATTTGATCTATTACTGGCGCAAGCACTCGATACGACAGACCTAAATATGCGAAAAAAATACTATGCCGATGTGCAGTCGCTTATTATGGATGAATTACCCTTGTTGCCCATTGCTCATGGGTTGCGGTTTCAAGCAAGCAGTGCCGATGTAGACGGCATAGAACTTGGCCCATTTGGGGCTATTTCGTTAGCCAATGCGAGGAAAAAGTAA
- a CDS encoding ATP-binding cassette domain-containing protein: protein MQPTLKVQALSKTFDVRAGLFKRKKFEVLKNISFCIGKGETIAVIGETGSGKSTLAKLLAGADNANAGQILLEGNIIEDNGIRDNQCRHIRMIFQDSGASLNPGLTIGDMLDDCLQYNTDFDEEERSEKINTTLSKVGLLVDHQHYYPHMFSVGQLQRVAFARALILDPKVMVLDEAVSSLDPSIRAQIVNLLLKLQRETGLTYVMITHHLSLVRHISDQVIVLDKGEVVEYGLTENVFNNPQSKITQRLLSC from the coding sequence ATGCAGCCTACTCTCAAAGTACAAGCGCTATCTAAAACATTTGATGTGCGAGCGGGTTTATTTAAACGCAAAAAATTTGAAGTACTAAAAAACATTTCTTTTTGTATTGGTAAAGGTGAAACCATTGCCGTAATTGGTGAAACAGGCTCGGGGAAAAGTACGTTAGCTAAGTTACTTGCCGGTGCCGATAACGCAAACGCTGGGCAAATATTACTTGAAGGCAATATAATAGAAGATAACGGTATTCGTGATAACCAATGTCGTCACATTAGAATGATTTTTCAAGACTCAGGGGCGTCGTTAAACCCAGGTTTAACTATTGGCGACATGCTTGATGATTGCTTGCAATACAATACGGACTTTGATGAAGAAGAACGCTCAGAAAAAATAAATACAACACTCTCTAAAGTTGGATTGCTAGTCGATCACCAACATTACTATCCACATATGTTCAGTGTCGGCCAATTACAACGTGTGGCTTTTGCCAGAGCGCTTATTTTAGATCCTAAGGTGATGGTACTCGATGAAGCCGTATCGTCTTTAGACCCTTCTATACGTGCCCAAATAGTAAATTTATTACTCAAGTTACAACGTGAAACGGGTTTAACTTATGTCATGATCACACATCACCTTAGTTTAGTACGCCATATTAGTGATCAAGTCATTGTGCTAGATAAAGGCGAGGTGGTTGAGTATGGTTTAACAGAAAATGTATTTAATAACCCTCAGTCAAAAATAACGCAGCGTCTATTAAGCTGTTAA
- a CDS encoding ABC transporter permease subunit, which translates to MAKFKVFSEESNKSPLARFWRKFKNNHPALVGLWVFLAFALLAASAPFLAPYGVNQQHSDALLIPPSWREMGDVRFILGTDDLGRDVLSRLMNGATYTFGLSVVAALLTTIIGVLVGTFAGISRGMRSSFLNHLLDITLSIPSLLLAIIIIAVLGPGLMNTVWAIILALLPQFIHSIRNLIVEELSKDYITAFKLDGASNWHIISRGIFPNIYEHIVVIFTMALSTAILDISALGFLKLGAQPPTTEWGAILAENLGLIYLAPWTVALPGVLLFLAVLSTNLVGDGLRQVLKERKAD; encoded by the coding sequence ATGGCAAAGTTTAAGGTATTTTCTGAAGAGTCGAATAAATCGCCACTGGCGCGATTTTGGCGAAAATTTAAAAACAACCACCCTGCCCTTGTTGGTTTATGGGTGTTTTTGGCATTTGCCTTACTCGCTGCCAGCGCACCATTTTTAGCGCCTTATGGGGTAAACCAGCAGCACAGTGATGCGCTACTTATTCCACCCTCGTGGCGAGAAATGGGCGATGTGCGTTTTATTTTAGGCACTGATGATTTAGGGCGTGATGTGTTGTCGCGTTTAATGAACGGCGCAACCTATACATTTGGTTTATCGGTCGTCGCTGCATTATTGACCACCATAATTGGTGTATTAGTCGGTACATTTGCTGGCATTAGCCGAGGGATGCGTTCAAGCTTTTTGAACCACTTACTTGATATCACTCTTTCAATACCGTCTTTATTATTGGCTATTATCATTATTGCAGTATTAGGCCCGGGCTTGATGAATACAGTATGGGCTATTATTTTAGCCTTACTACCGCAGTTTATTCACTCTATTAGAAACCTAATAGTAGAAGAGCTAAGCAAAGATTACATTACGGCGTTTAAGCTCGACGGCGCTTCAAATTGGCATATTATATCGCGCGGTATTTTTCCTAATATTTACGAACACATAGTGGTTATTTTTACTATGGCACTGTCTACGGCCATACTAGATATTTCTGCGTTGGGTTTTTTAAAGTTAGGCGCACAACCCCCAACCACTGAATGGGGTGCCATATTGGCAGAAAACCTTGGCCTAATTTATTTAGCACCTTGGACGGTTGCCTTACCAGGCGTATTATTATTTTTAGCGGTATTATCGACCAATTTAGTAGGCGATGGACTTAGACAAGTGCTAAAAGAGCGCAAGGCCGATTAA
- the pspB gene encoding envelope stress response membrane protein PspB, whose amino-acid sequence MFDPEILVAPFILFMIFVAPLWLILHYRSKKQVSQGLSEHEHRQLLELAHKAERMADRVETLEALLDQESPQWRRKV is encoded by the coding sequence ATGTTTGATCCAGAGATACTAGTTGCACCATTTATCTTGTTTATGATTTTTGTTGCGCCACTGTGGTTAATTTTACACTACCGTAGCAAAAAACAAGTAAGCCAAGGGTTAAGTGAGCACGAACATCGCCAGTTATTAGAACTAGCACACAAAGCTGAACGTATGGCTGATAGAGTCGAAACACTTGAAGCATTGCTAGACCAAGAGTCACCACAATGGAGACGCAAAGTATGA
- a CDS encoding SurA N-terminal domain-containing protein: protein MLEKIREGSQGPVAKIILGAVILSFALAGIGSYLGQTTEQPVAEVNGVKISQTEFNRAYQNERNRLEQQFGEYFTQIAADPNYMAQIRQGVIDRLVQQELQSQLAAELGLRVSDDTVRKTILELPYFQLGDKFNNDRYLQVIRQMNFQPDTFREYLREDMTRSQLVSAVAGTDFALESELKSAIALQQQTRSIDYLVINKESLADNVEVSEQEVSDYYDLNASQFLSPELISVNYVELKAENIVVGSVTEEDVKASYEQNKAQYVEPEKRRVSHILIDNSEDDDAAKAKVDALYAELQQGADFAELAESSSDDIVSAEMGGDLDWIERDVMDPAFEDAAFSLEAKGDFSEVVASEFGYHIIKLTDIQPQQVKPFDDVKADLRAELERAEKIDAFYDKQTEMGAIAFEISDRLDDVAEVAELEVQSTPLLALNALPEPLNTPAVITALTSVDLLEDKVNSEVIELGDEHIVIVRINEHQPASTKPLSDVSEQIKTRLANDKTSELAKDKARSLFAEIQAGKSLNDIATEQGLTLRQESQLNRQSFAVSPAIVTQAFKMAHPADTAVVDVVDLNNGDAAIVALNSVTDATVTADIDPQAKQSITMAQANKNYMVFIESLKAKAELNLPVVEQAAE, encoded by the coding sequence ATGCTTGAGAAAATCAGAGAAGGTTCGCAAGGACCTGTAGCCAAAATAATTTTAGGCGCGGTGATTTTATCTTTTGCTTTAGCAGGGATCGGTAGTTACCTAGGTCAAACCACGGAACAACCTGTTGCTGAAGTAAACGGAGTTAAAATTAGCCAAACGGAATTTAACCGCGCGTACCAAAACGAACGTAATCGTTTAGAGCAACAATTTGGTGAGTACTTTACACAAATTGCTGCAGATCCAAATTATATGGCACAAATTCGTCAAGGTGTAATTGACCGTTTAGTACAACAAGAATTGCAATCACAGTTAGCGGCAGAATTAGGCCTTCGCGTAAGCGATGATACAGTTCGTAAAACAATTTTAGAATTGCCTTACTTCCAACTTGGCGATAAATTTAATAACGATCGTTATTTACAAGTAATTCGTCAAATGAACTTCCAACCAGATACTTTTCGTGAATACCTTCGCGAAGACATGACACGCAGTCAGTTAGTATCAGCAGTTGCAGGCACAGACTTTGCGCTTGAAAGCGAGCTTAAAAGTGCTATTGCTCTTCAACAACAAACTCGTAGCATTGATTACTTAGTAATTAATAAAGAGTCACTTGCAGATAATGTTGAAGTATCAGAGCAAGAAGTTTCAGATTACTATGACCTAAATGCATCGCAGTTTTTATCACCAGAACTTATCTCGGTGAACTATGTCGAATTGAAAGCTGAAAATATTGTTGTTGGTTCAGTGACTGAAGAAGATGTGAAAGCGTCTTATGAGCAAAATAAGGCGCAATATGTTGAGCCTGAAAAACGCCGTGTGTCACACATATTAATAGATAATAGTGAAGACGATGATGCAGCTAAAGCTAAAGTTGATGCGCTTTATGCTGAGCTTCAACAAGGTGCAGACTTTGCTGAACTCGCAGAGTCTTCATCTGATGATATCGTTAGCGCAGAGATGGGCGGTGACCTTGATTGGATTGAACGTGATGTAATGGATCCTGCATTTGAAGATGCAGCATTTTCACTTGAAGCGAAAGGTGATTTTTCAGAAGTGGTTGCGTCAGAGTTCGGTTATCACATCATTAAACTGACTGATATTCAGCCACAACAAGTTAAACCATTTGATGATGTAAAAGCCGACTTACGTGCTGAATTAGAGCGTGCTGAAAAAATTGATGCGTTTTACGATAAGCAAACCGAAATGGGGGCAATCGCGTTTGAAATTTCAGATCGTTTAGATGATGTAGCAGAAGTTGCTGAACTAGAAGTTCAGTCAACCCCTCTTTTAGCATTGAACGCTTTACCTGAGCCGTTAAATACACCGGCTGTTATTACTGCACTAACATCTGTTGACTTACTTGAAGACAAAGTTAACTCTGAAGTTATTGAGTTGGGCGATGAGCACATTGTTATCGTGCGTATTAACGAGCATCAGCCAGCGTCAACCAAACCTTTAAGTGATGTAAGTGAACAGATTAAAACACGCTTGGCAAATGACAAGACCTCTGAGCTTGCCAAAGATAAAGCGCGTAGTTTGTTTGCTGAAATTCAAGCAGGTAAAAGTTTGAATGATATTGCAACTGAGCAAGGTTTAACGCTTCGTCAAGAGTCACAACTAAATCGTCAAAGTTTTGCTGTGTCGCCTGCGATTGTTACTCAGGCATTTAAAATGGCTCACCCAGCAGACACTGCAGTGGTAGATGTTGTTGACTTAAATAACGGTGATGCAGCGATTGTTGCACTTAACTCAGTGACAGATGCTACAGTAACGGCTGATATTGACCCACAAGCTAAACAAAGCATTACAATGGCTCAAGCAAACAAAAACTATATGGTTTTCATAGAGTCGCTTAAAGCTAAAGCTGAACTTAATTTACCAGTAGTTGAACAAGCTGCTGAATAA
- the pspF gene encoding phage shock protein operon transcriptional activator, protein MSQYRQQDNLLGQSDSFLSVLDQVSQLANLDKPVLIIGERGTGKELIAARLHFLSKRWDQNYVKLNCAALNENLLESELFGHESGAFTGASKRHEGRFERANSGTLFLDELANTSAMVQEKLLRVIEYGEFERVGGKQTVKVDTRLVCATNEDLPHLAEQGEFRSDLLDRLAFDVITLPPLRERQDDIMLLAEQFAMNMARDLEWELFSGFTRSATETLLSYNWPGNIRELKNVVERSLYRHGSEHIPVHQIILDPFESPFRPKARIKAPITTQHVSAEPVSVAAPVNVSEQKVEANIQFPCSLKERSNEFEINMINKALEHSQFNQKKTAEVLGLTYHQLRGYLKKYNLLDQQ, encoded by the coding sequence ATGAGCCAATATCGCCAACAAGACAATTTACTGGGCCAATCAGACAGCTTTTTATCTGTGTTGGATCAAGTATCGCAACTAGCTAATCTAGATAAGCCGGTGCTTATTATTGGCGAACGAGGCACAGGTAAAGAGCTTATAGCTGCCCGCCTGCATTTTTTATCTAAACGTTGGGATCAAAACTACGTAAAACTAAATTGTGCTGCATTGAACGAGAACCTGCTCGAAAGTGAATTGTTTGGTCATGAAAGCGGCGCATTTACGGGGGCCAGTAAACGTCACGAAGGCCGTTTTGAACGTGCTAACAGCGGTACACTATTTTTGGATGAATTGGCAAATACATCCGCCATGGTGCAAGAAAAACTCCTACGCGTTATAGAGTATGGTGAGTTTGAACGTGTTGGCGGCAAGCAAACTGTAAAAGTAGATACTCGCCTAGTATGCGCTACCAATGAAGACTTACCACACCTTGCTGAACAAGGTGAGTTTAGAAGTGATTTACTTGATAGATTAGCATTTGATGTAATAACGCTTCCCCCACTGCGTGAACGTCAAGACGATATTATGCTGCTTGCAGAGCAATTTGCGATGAACATGGCACGCGATTTAGAGTGGGAGCTATTCAGCGGGTTTACTCGAAGCGCTACAGAAACGCTTTTATCGTATAACTGGCCTGGTAATATTCGTGAGCTTAAAAATGTGGTTGAACGTAGCTTATATCGCCACGGAAGTGAACATATTCCCGTTCACCAGATTATTTTAGACCCATTCGAAAGTCCATTTAGACCTAAAGCGCGTATTAAAGCACCAATAACCACTCAACATGTTAGTGCTGAGCCTGTTTCTGTTGCAGCGCCTGTAAACGTTTCTGAGCAAAAAGTTGAAGCCAATATTCAATTTCCTTGTAGCTTAAAAGAACGCTCAAATGAATTTGAAATAAATATGATTAACAAAGCGCTTGAGCATAGCCAATTTAATCAAAAGAAAACTGCAGAAGTCCTTGGTTTAACGTATCATCAATTACGTGGGTATCTAAAAAAATACAATTTGTTGGATCAACAATAG
- a CDS encoding HU family DNA-binding protein codes for MKEDDIVNKSQLIDQIAADADISKAAAGRALDSFIESVSGALKDGDSVALVGFGTFSVRERAARAGRNPQTGETIQIAAANIPAFKAGKALKDAVN; via the coding sequence ATGAAAGAGGATGATATTGTGAATAAATCTCAATTAATCGATCAAATCGCAGCTGATGCTGACATTTCTAAAGCGGCTGCAGGTCGTGCACTTGATTCATTCATCGAATCTGTATCTGGCGCGCTTAAAGATGGCGACTCAGTTGCACTTGTTGGTTTTGGTACTTTCTCAGTACGTGAACGTGCTGCACGAGCTGGCCGTAACCCACAAACTGGTGAAACTATTCAAATCGCTGCTGCAAACATTCCAGCTTTCAAAGCCGGTAAAGCGCTTAAAGACGCAGTAAACTAA
- the pspA gene encoding phage shock protein PspA, protein MGIFSRFADIVNSNINAILDKAEDPEKMVRLIIQEMEDTLVEVRSTSAKTLAEKKEIVRRLDTLKVQVSDWQEKAELALSKDREDLARSALLEKQKSADAVTAVEGELEHVESHIEKLQQEVTTLQEKLADAKSRQKAIILRQRSAESRLEVKKALDSSKVEDALNRFERYETKIDGLESQIESYDLGKQTLADEIADLQKNEKIDDELAELKKKLADK, encoded by the coding sequence ATGGGAATTTTTTCACGTTTTGCAGATATTGTTAATTCTAATATCAATGCCATTTTAGATAAAGCAGAAGACCCAGAAAAAATGGTGCGTCTGATTATCCAAGAAATGGAAGATACACTAGTAGAGGTTCGTTCTACGTCAGCTAAAACTCTGGCAGAGAAAAAAGAAATTGTTCGCCGCCTAGATACACTTAAAGTTCAAGTAAGTGACTGGCAAGAAAAAGCTGAGTTAGCACTTAGTAAAGACCGCGAAGATTTAGCTCGTTCAGCATTGCTCGAAAAGCAAAAGTCGGCAGATGCAGTGACGGCTGTTGAAGGTGAACTTGAGCATGTAGAGTCTCATATTGAGAAGCTTCAGCAAGAAGTGACCACGTTACAAGAAAAGTTAGCTGATGCTAAATCACGTCAAAAGGCAATAATTCTTCGTCAGCGTTCAGCTGAGTCGCGCCTAGAAGTGAAAAAAGCACTTGATAGCTCGAAGGTAGAAGATGCACTTAATCGCTTTGAACGTTACGAAACTAAAATTGATGGACTAGAATCTCAAATAGAGTCTTACGATTTAGGTAAGCAAACGTTAGCAGATGAAATTGCTGATTTACAAAAAAATGAAAAAATTGATGATGAGCTAGCTGAACTTAAAAAGAAGCTTGCTGATAAGTAA
- a CDS encoding VOC family protein has product MTPLLILSASASAEPPNKVKNWVGGIDHLGLTVSDLNSSKVFFTDVLGFKVLGNDPTYPAYFLSNKKTTITLWRIKNNEKHVEFNRAENVGLHHLALSVESIEKLSRLHKHLKMQNNITIEFAPENLGKGPAQHMMIREPSGNRIEFIARPI; this is encoded by the coding sequence ATTACTCCCCTACTGATTTTATCAGCGTCTGCTAGTGCCGAGCCCCCTAACAAAGTTAAAAACTGGGTTGGCGGAATCGATCATTTAGGTTTAACTGTTTCAGATTTAAATTCATCTAAAGTGTTTTTTACTGATGTGCTTGGTTTTAAAGTGCTGGGAAATGATCCGACTTATCCTGCGTACTTTTTATCTAATAAAAAAACAACCATTACATTGTGGCGAATTAAAAATAATGAAAAACATGTAGAGTTTAATCGAGCAGAAAATGTGGGCCTACACCATTTAGCACTCAGTGTTGAGAGTATTGAAAAGTTAAGCAGGCTGCATAAGCACTTAAAAATGCAAAATAATATTACTATAGAATTTGCACCAGAGAATTTAGGTAAAGGCCCTGCGCAGCACATGATGATAAGAGAGCCTAGCGGTAACCGTATTGAATTTATTGCAAGGCCTATCTAG
- a CDS encoding ABC transporter permease has translation MILDYILRRLGLLLFMLLMLSIFTFSLAYLFPGDPLSNLSGVPSNNFSQNTQLEDKYFYNSNYFMQYLAFLGRVFQGDWGLSFASGDNVFSHILDLLPATLELSVYALIVSIFVGVPAGILGSAYYNRWPDKLINSTTIVGYSMPVFWLALLLIMIFSLKLGWFPMSGRMGLLYEIPAASGFMLIDIMLAGFPYKGMAFVDALHHLTLPTIVLATYPTTVLVRFTRESMLKIMDQNFIKTARAKGLNRRQLIMHHALRNALLPVIKKIGLQFSTLITLAMITEVIFSWPGIGRWLIDSIYQRDFPAIQGGLMAVSLFVILATITTELLYSLFDPLSRNQAHGKV, from the coding sequence ATGATCCTTGATTATATTTTACGCCGCCTTGGTTTATTACTTTTTATGTTGCTCATGCTCAGCATTTTTACATTTTCGTTGGCGTACTTATTCCCTGGTGATCCATTAAGTAATTTAAGTGGCGTTCCGAGTAATAATTTTTCTCAAAATACGCAATTAGAAGATAAATACTTTTATAACAGTAATTATTTTATGCAATACCTCGCCTTTTTAGGGCGAGTTTTTCAGGGTGATTGGGGATTATCGTTTGCCTCTGGCGACAATGTTTTTTCACATATTCTTGATTTATTACCAGCGACGTTAGAGCTTAGTGTCTATGCACTTATTGTATCTATATTTGTTGGCGTGCCTGCAGGTATTTTAGGCTCAGCATATTACAATCGCTGGCCAGATAAGCTTATTAATTCAACCACTATTGTGGGCTATTCTATGCCTGTATTCTGGTTAGCTTTATTACTAATTATGATTTTTTCGCTCAAATTGGGGTGGTTTCCTATGTCGGGTAGAATGGGGCTTCTTTATGAAATTCCAGCAGCCAGCGGGTTTATGCTCATTGATATTATGCTTGCCGGCTTTCCTTATAAAGGAATGGCATTTGTAGATGCATTACACCACTTAACACTGCCCACAATTGTGCTTGCCACATACCCAACCACCGTGCTTGTAAGATTTACCCGCGAATCAATGTTGAAAATAATGGATCAAAATTTTATTAAAACAGCACGCGCGAAGGGGTTAAACCGACGCCAATTAATCATGCATCATGCACTGCGCAATGCGCTTTTACCGGTAATTAAAAAAATTGGTTTGCAATTCAGTACACTAATAACACTTGCTATGATCACCGAAGTTATTTTTTCGTGGCCTGGTATTGGCCGCTGGTTGATAGACAGTATTTACCAGCGCGACTTTCCTGCAATTCAGGGAGGCCTAATGGCTGTATCTTTATTTGTTATTTTAGCCACTATAACAACCGAACTTCTTTATAGTTTATTCGACCCACTCTCACGGAACCAAGCCCATGGCAAAGTTTAA